In a single window of the Melioribacteraceae bacterium genome:
- the dut gene encoding dUTP diphosphatase encodes MKTIEIKIQKVTEDFNDLPLPSYSTEGSSGLDLRAAVESEFILKKNSFALIPTNIRVEIPLGYEIQIRPRSGLAAKNGIGVLNSPGTIDSDYRGEIKIILFNFSNEDFIIKRGERIAQMVLSEVYKMILVEEENLKESQRGEGGFGHTGKH; translated from the coding sequence ATGAAAACAATCGAAATAAAAATTCAAAAAGTAACAGAAGATTTTAACGACTTGCCACTGCCATCATATTCAACCGAAGGCAGCAGCGGTTTGGATTTAAGAGCCGCGGTTGAATCTGAATTTATTTTAAAGAAAAATTCATTCGCCTTAATTCCAACAAATATAAGAGTTGAAATTCCTCTTGGTTATGAAATACAAATCCGTCCACGAAGCGGGTTAGCCGCAAAAAATGGAATTGGCGTTTTAAATTCTCCAGGCACAATCGACTCTGATTACAGAGGAGAAATAAAAATTATTCTCTTCAATTTTAGCAATGAAGATTTTATCATTAAAAGGGGAGAGCGAATTGCCCAGATGGTATTATCAGAAGTTTATAAAATGATTCTTGTTGAAGAAGAAAACTTGAAGGAAAGCCAACGAGGTGAAGGCGGTTTTGGACACACGGGAAAACATTAA
- a CDS encoding acetyl-CoA carboxylase carboxyltransferase subunit alpha, which produces MAKNILEFEKPIIELEKKIEEMKKYENSLDISDEIKNLEDKVNQLKHNVYDNLTRWQKVQLARHPERPYTSDYIYMITENFIELHGDRQYKDDKAIIAGFAMLDEYKVLIIGHQKGRDTKSNLIRNFGMPNPEGYRKALRLMKLAEKFNVPVITMLDTPGAYPGLEAEQRGQAEAIARNLFEMSRLKVPIIVTIIGEGASGGALGLGVGDRILMLQNTWYSVISPESCSSILWRSWDYKEQAAEALKLTAEDLLEQGIIDRIIPEPLGGAHKDHQLMAATLKSVLKEELQNLIKIKPDKLINNRLEKFSKMGMVVE; this is translated from the coding sequence ATGGCAAAAAATATATTGGAGTTTGAAAAACCAATTATCGAACTCGAAAAGAAAATTGAAGAGATGAAAAAATATGAAAACTCTCTCGATATTTCTGATGAGATAAAAAATCTGGAAGATAAGGTAAATCAGCTCAAACATAATGTGTACGATAACCTCACCCGATGGCAGAAGGTGCAATTAGCCCGTCATCCCGAAAGACCGTATACATCAGATTATATTTATATGATTACCGAAAATTTTATTGAGCTTCATGGTGATCGACAATATAAAGATGATAAAGCAATTATTGCCGGCTTTGCTATGCTCGATGAGTATAAAGTATTAATTATTGGGCATCAAAAAGGGCGCGATACAAAATCAAATTTGATTAGAAATTTTGGAATGCCTAATCCTGAAGGATATAGAAAAGCTCTGCGGTTAATGAAACTTGCCGAGAAATTTAATGTGCCGGTAATTACGATGCTCGATACTCCCGGAGCTTATCCCGGACTCGAAGCCGAGCAAAGAGGACAAGCAGAAGCGATAGCCCGAAATTTATTTGAAATGAGCAGATTGAAAGTCCCGATAATTGTTACAATTATTGGTGAAGGAGCTAGCGGCGGTGCTTTGGGTCTTGGTGTTGGAGATAGAATATTGATGCTCCAAAATACCTGGTATTCTGTAATCAGTCCTGAATCTTGTTCAAGCATTCTATGGCGTAGCTGGGATTACAAAGAACAAGCCGCAGAAGCTTTAAAACTAACAGCCGAAGATTTACTTGAGCAGGGTATAATTGATAGAATTATTCCGGAACCACTTGGCGGAGCTCATAAAGATCATCAATTAATGGCCGCAACTTTAAAGAGTGTTTTAAAAGAAGAACTGCAAAATTTAATAAAGATTAAACCTGATAAGCTAATTAATAACCGTCTTGAAAAATTCAGTAAGATGGGAATGGTGGTAGAATAA
- a CDS encoding polyprenol monophosphomannose synthase: MKSIVIIPTYNEIHNIQLLVPQLLESYPGLDILIVDDNSPDGTADYVLKLSENNSRIKLIKREAKLGLGTAYVAGFKYMLANGYDCAMQMDADFSHDPKELKRFLENIQEFDLVIGSRYIYGVRVINWPIQRLLLSYFANLYSRIITGMPVKDGTGGFKCFRRSVLESINLDNIKSNGYSFQIEMNFKAWKKEFKIIEIPITFVDRVQGTSKMSKKIVREAIFMVWKLRLKSALGKLD; encoded by the coding sequence TAGTAATTATTCCAACTTATAATGAAATTCATAATATTCAGCTTCTAGTTCCGCAACTGCTGGAATCTTATCCCGGTTTGGATATTCTAATTGTGGATGATAATTCACCCGACGGAACTGCCGATTATGTTCTGAAATTGAGTGAGAATAACTCACGAATAAAATTAATTAAACGGGAAGCTAAATTAGGTTTAGGTACTGCTTATGTTGCGGGATTCAAATATATGCTGGCCAATGGGTACGATTGTGCCATGCAAATGGATGCCGATTTTTCTCATGATCCGAAAGAATTAAAAAGGTTTTTAGAGAATATTCAAGAGTTCGATCTCGTTATTGGGAGCAGATACATTTATGGTGTACGAGTTATTAATTGGCCAATTCAGCGACTGCTGCTAAGTTATTTTGCCAATCTTTACTCAAGAATTATTACAGGAATGCCGGTTAAAGATGGTACCGGCGGATTCAAATGTTTTAGAAGATCGGTTCTCGAATCAATCAATTTGGATAATATAAAATCGAATGGTTACTCTTTCCAGATAGAGATGAATTTTAAAGCATGGAAAAAGGAATTTAAAATTATTGAAATCCCAATAACTTTTGTTGACCGAGTTCAAGGTACTTCAAAAATGTCGAAGAAGATTGTGCGTGAAGCAATTTTTATGGTTTGGAAACTCAGATTAAAGAGTGCATTAGGCAAACTGGATTAA
- a CDS encoding polysaccharide biosynthesis C-terminal domain-containing protein, whose translation MRDKLKELTKDTAIYGISTIIGRFLGFLLTPFYTNVLLPGDYGIFSNVYAYIAFINILFIYGMDAAYMKFASVSEDVDRKRKVFSTSYLFVTGTSLLFCLVLYFVMNPMKSLMELPDRFESIYFYFIGILLLDTLALIPFADLRLKRKAAKFSAIKFGNILVNLTLNFVLVLKYNMGIEAIFIANIIASLFSFVILLPEIIQSLNWNIDKEILNKLIKFGLPYLPGSIAAMIVQVIDRPVVLALTDEKTLGIYQANYKLGIFMMLFVSMFQQAWQPFFLNNAKEKNAKELFSKILTLFVLISSLIWIILTLFVEDFARFEFLPGKSIIGKEYLSGIIIVPIILLGYLFNGMYYNFQAGIYIEEKTKYFPYVTFSGAVANVAVNVLLIPKMGVMGAAIATLASYIIMAGGLYYFSQKYYRIEYETAKIARLLTLVLISCGLYYYLYFEFGITLLQKIVFLLVFMILLLLLKIIQKEELIKIVKTFLRIKR comes from the coding sequence ATGCGCGATAAACTAAAAGAACTTACAAAAGACACAGCTATTTATGGAATCAGCACAATAATTGGCAGATTTCTAGGATTTTTGCTCACCCCATTTTACACAAATGTACTTCTCCCTGGCGATTACGGAATATTCTCGAATGTTTACGCGTATATAGCATTCATCAATATTCTATTTATCTATGGAATGGATGCCGCATATATGAAGTTTGCGTCTGTTTCTGAGGATGTCGATCGTAAACGAAAAGTCTTTTCAACTTCTTACCTATTTGTTACCGGTACAAGTTTGTTATTCTGTTTGGTTTTATATTTTGTGATGAACCCGATGAAAAGTTTAATGGAACTACCGGATAGATTTGAAAGCATCTACTTCTATTTTATTGGTATTCTATTACTTGACACGCTTGCATTGATTCCATTCGCGGATTTAAGATTAAAGCGCAAGGCCGCAAAATTTTCGGCAATAAAATTTGGGAATATATTAGTTAATCTCACTCTCAATTTTGTTTTAGTTCTTAAATACAATATGGGTATTGAAGCAATTTTCATAGCGAATATCATTGCTTCACTATTTTCATTTGTTATACTGCTTCCGGAGATAATTCAATCGTTAAACTGGAATATTGATAAAGAAATTTTAAATAAATTAATAAAGTTTGGATTGCCCTATCTGCCAGGAAGTATTGCCGCGATGATTGTGCAGGTGATCGATCGGCCGGTGGTACTCGCTTTGACTGATGAAAAAACTCTCGGAATATATCAAGCTAATTACAAGCTTGGTATATTTATGATGCTTTTTGTATCAATGTTTCAGCAGGCGTGGCAGCCTTTTTTCCTAAATAACGCGAAAGAAAAAAACGCGAAGGAATTATTTTCAAAAATATTAACATTATTCGTTTTGATTTCGAGTCTTATCTGGATAATACTAACATTATTTGTTGAAGATTTTGCAAGATTTGAATTTCTCCCCGGGAAATCAATCATTGGTAAAGAATATTTAAGTGGGATAATAATAGTACCAATAATTTTACTTGGCTATCTGTTTAACGGGATGTATTACAATTTTCAAGCGGGAATTTATATTGAAGAAAAAACAAAATATTTTCCTTATGTAACATTCTCCGGAGCTGTTGCCAATGTTGCTGTGAATGTGCTGTTGATTCCTAAAATGGGAGTAATGGGAGCCGCAATAGCTACACTTGCAAGTTATATTATAATGGCGGGAGGGTTATATTATTTCAGTCAAAAGTATTATAGGATTGAATATGAAACGGCTAAAATAGCCCGGCTTCTCACTCTTGTCCTTATTTCGTGCGGATTATATTATTATCTTTATTTTGAATTTGGAATTACTCTTCTTCAAAAGATTGTATTTCTTCTTGTTTTTATGATTTTGCTATTGCTCCTTAAAATTATACAAAAAGAGGAGCTAATTAAAATTGTTAAAACATTTTTGCGGATTAAACGCTAA
- a CDS encoding acyl-CoA thioesterase yields MVKHTCEIRVRYADTDKMQFVYNGKYLEYFEVGRTELLRSCGLPYSKVENEGYQLPLLEAGLKYLNAAKYDDLLEVCATVSELYTPKVHIEYVIKRKGTEEIICEGFTSHIFIKTDTKKAVRPPKIYVDILAPYFKKPST; encoded by the coding sequence ATGGTTAAACATACTTGCGAAATAAGAGTCCGCTACGCTGATACAGATAAAATGCAATTTGTATATAACGGAAAATATCTCGAGTACTTTGAAGTCGGTAGAACTGAATTACTTCGAAGTTGCGGCTTACCCTATAGCAAAGTTGAAAATGAGGGCTATCAGCTTCCTTTACTAGAAGCTGGTTTAAAATATTTAAATGCCGCAAAGTATGATGATCTTTTAGAAGTGTGCGCTACTGTATCGGAACTCTATACACCAAAAGTTCATATCGAATATGTTATCAAGAGGAAAGGAACTGAGGAGATTATTTGCGAGGGTTTTACTTCTCATATCTTTATAAAAACTGATACAAAGAAAGCTGTCCGTCCTCCCAAAATTTATGTTGACATTCTCGCGCCATATTTCAAGAAACCTTCAACTTAA
- a CDS encoding glycosyltransferase: MIDLSIIIVNYNVKEFVLNLLQSIQEASKNIKSEIIIVDNASDDDSVELIQDKYPAVKLISNKENVGFGRANNQGMKVAEGKYILLLNPDTIVREDTFEKMILLFQSRDDIGIAGCKVLNPDGTLQLACRRGFPGPWTSFTKIVGLSALFPNSKTFARYNLTYLDENKSYEVDAVSGSFMMMKREIYELMGGFDSQFFMYGEDLDLCFRTQKAGYKIYYFHETEIIHYKGESTKRSSIDETKVFYDAMHLFVQKHFSASFIVESILQFAIFIRKFIAFTNIYKNIILAVIADLIIFTASVYFAEKIYSNEHWIGFPEFATPWVYFLPAIIQVIISSLGGAYKKRSFSVLRSTVTLFFGMLVLTSLTYFFKQFAFSRAVVLITYLISFFSFTFWRIIAKAVFKFGLETDTRNARTLIVGNINNFNELASRINSNFIKLHQIIGFIGSSRKNIGESFGSLKVLGSTENLKKIILEENIQKVIISSDGISYTQMFGLVSECNGLNVEFLLAGKEMDYMVGKSSITMLDDIPLLKLQYNISSFSHRISKRMMDLLLGFLLLLIYPFVYLLQLISGKGGKFTEFIMSVPEVLSGKKSLVGPKEIEFIDGLYVGKAGLTGFWFIENISITDNVEMKKLDLFYAKNQSLWLDLEILGKSFSKVFISGE; this comes from the coding sequence ATGATTGATCTTTCGATAATAATAGTTAATTATAACGTAAAAGAATTTGTGTTAAACCTTCTTCAATCTATTCAAGAAGCTTCCAAGAATATTAAATCGGAAATCATAATTGTTGATAATGCTTCAGATGATGACAGCGTTGAATTAATACAAGATAAATATCCTGCCGTAAAATTGATTTCCAATAAAGAAAATGTTGGTTTTGGAAGAGCAAATAACCAGGGTATGAAAGTAGCAGAGGGAAAGTATATTCTGCTCTTAAATCCCGATACAATTGTTCGTGAAGATACCTTCGAAAAAATGATTTTATTGTTTCAAAGCAGAGACGATATTGGAATTGCCGGGTGCAAGGTGTTAAATCCGGATGGAACTTTACAACTGGCATGCAGAAGAGGATTTCCTGGTCCTTGGACTTCATTCACCAAAATTGTTGGGTTAAGCGCATTATTCCCAAATAGCAAAACTTTCGCCCGCTATAATCTAACCTATCTCGATGAAAATAAATCCTATGAGGTAGATGCCGTAAGTGGTTCATTCATGATGATGAAACGGGAAATTTATGAATTGATGGGAGGATTTGATTCTCAGTTTTTTATGTATGGTGAAGATTTAGATTTATGTTTCCGAACCCAAAAAGCCGGTTATAAAATTTATTATTTCCATGAAACAGAAATAATTCATTATAAAGGGGAAAGTACAAAGAGAAGTAGTATTGATGAAACTAAAGTCTTTTATGACGCCATGCATCTCTTTGTACAGAAACATTTTTCGGCATCTTTTATTGTTGAATCAATTTTACAGTTTGCGATTTTTATCCGAAAGTTTATTGCTTTTACAAATATTTATAAAAATATAATTCTTGCCGTTATTGCAGATCTAATAATTTTTACCGCATCAGTTTATTTTGCCGAAAAAATTTACAGCAACGAACATTGGATTGGATTTCCAGAATTTGCCACTCCCTGGGTTTATTTTTTACCCGCAATCATTCAAGTTATTATTTCAAGTTTGGGAGGAGCATATAAGAAGAGATCTTTTTCGGTACTTCGTTCAACGGTTACACTGTTTTTTGGAATGCTGGTTTTAACCTCTCTAACTTATTTCTTTAAACAGTTCGCGTTTAGCAGAGCGGTGGTTTTAATTACATATTTAATCTCATTTTTCTCATTTACTTTTTGGCGAATTATAGCAAAAGCAGTCTTTAAGTTTGGATTAGAGACTGATACAAGAAATGCCCGTACCTTGATTGTAGGTAATATAAATAACTTTAACGAGCTTGCATCCAGAATAAACTCAAACTTTATAAAACTGCATCAAATTATTGGATTTATTGGTTCATCAAGAAAAAATATTGGTGAATCTTTCGGCTCTTTAAAAGTTCTTGGGTCAACCGAGAATTTGAAAAAAATTATTTTAGAGGAGAATATTCAGAAAGTTATTATCTCGTCGGATGGAATTTCGTATACACAAATGTTTGGATTGGTTTCCGAGTGTAATGGCTTAAATGTTGAGTTTCTTCTCGCCGGCAAAGAGATGGATTATATGGTTGGAAAATCATCAATCACAATGCTGGATGATATTCCGCTCCTAAAACTTCAATATAATATTTCATCATTCTCCCACAGAATTTCTAAACGAATGATGGACCTTCTGCTCGGCTTTCTTTTGTTGCTAATTTATCCATTCGTATATTTATTGCAATTAATAAGTGGCAAGGGGGGAAAATTCACCGAATTTATAATGTCGGTACCGGAAGTTTTATCAGGCAAAAAAAGTTTAGTGGGTCCAAAGGAGATCGAATTTATTGATGGATTGTATGTTGGGAAAGCGGGATTAACCGGTTTTTGGTTTATAGAGAACATTTCTATTACGGATAATGTTGAGATGAAAAAATTGGATCTGTTTTATGCGAAGAATCAAAGTTTATGGCTCGATCTGGAAATTCTTGGCAAGTCATTTTCAAAAGTTTTTATAAGCGGAGAATAA